The Hordeum vulgare subsp. vulgare chromosome 4H, MorexV3_pseudomolecules_assembly, whole genome shotgun sequence genomic interval CAAAGTTCCCTGATCCATGCATGAACCAGGTGAAACCCACGACTCCACTAGACACGCCATGCAATTTCAGCTCAGTGGGCCACCTCCGACAGCAGGGGATAGCAGCGGCGACAGTGTGAAGTTCTAGAGTTACCCCAAAGAGACCAGGTAGTGGAGCAGACAGAAGTGTTTCTAGAGATATCCCACAGAGACTAGGGAGTGGAGCAGACAGAAGGGACATCTTGTTGCCGCCTATCGTCACCCGGGGCTTTGCTCGGCGTGGTGCCGTTCGACGGGGAGGCTGAGAGTGTGAGGGCCTAGGGACGGAGGCTGAGATCACCTCTACTGTCGTCCACCACGAGGATGATGTTGGGGCCATCTGATGGAAACAAGTTTTCTGTATCAAAACTACAAATACACACCTCAAAGTAAATAATTAGTTTATGAGTGGCCACCCAGCTTAGGCAttggatgtactccctccgtccggaaatacttgtcctaaagatgaatgtatctagacttattttagttatagatacattcattatatccatttctaggacaagtattttcggacggagggagtactatttactCTAACAAAAGAGGCAGGTGAGGTGTGTGATGAGCCTAATCAAGAAAGACCGACTAGATCATCAGATTTATGCACTAAAATGGTCATGATCAAACTCTTAGCAAGAGGATGTTAACTACCCTTACTAAGATCACATGAATGGGGCCGTATGCATCGTTCTGATGCAGAGGCCGAAGGCAATCCTTCTTTAAAAAAAAACTAAGATTCACATGAATTGTTTGTGCTCTCTATTTTCATTGTTTATGCATGCGTGGATTAATGTAATTAACCCTTTTGAGAAAATTGTGACCAAGTTGTGTATTATGTGCGTTCATGAACGGAATGGCGTACCTATGCTTTCTTCCTCATTTACACAATCCATTAATTACCGCCTCATCTTGCAACCAAATAATTTATAATTTTTAGGGTCAATTACATCCCTGGTGCTGGAAGTTGGAACATGCCTTTTTGCTTCATCCTGCGGGATCGAAAGAGGGACAAAACGTATGATGAATGTCTTTTATGTATGAAACTGAAACGGACACCTCCAAGAAATTAATCAGTTTATGAATACTGTTTACTCTAAAAAATAAGCAGCTGAGGCCTGATTCTTAGATTTAAAAATGCAATGAACTGGTCATGATTGAATCGTAGCAAGGAGGAAACTAACTACTCTTACTAATTAAGATCATATGAAATGTTCCTCCCGGGTCACACTTTCCTTTTGGTTAGCTAGGAACGTCCACTAAGCACTAACATCGTTGCTTTCTTCCTACAAGTACTCAACAACTGACCAAGTAAGTGTCTGATTGACTGGgttatcctccttttctaaataaAAATAAACGATTGATGTCGTCATGGTAACAGGGGCTGCTAAAAATAGCAGGTGTATTATGTGGATTCATGCATGGACCAACGCGCCTTGATTTCTTCCCTGTTGACACAATCCGCTAACTACTGTGTCGTCTTATGCTGCCGGGTTTCATGGTAAATAATCTAGTGGCAAATCCACAATTTCATAGTTTGAAAAGCTCGATTGCACGCGATCCTATAGCAACCTCTGCAAAGAAAACGATTGCCCTGCATGACTTGGCTTTCATTAACTGCTCTTTTCCTGCCCACCAGTTCAGACTATGACCAAGTATATGATAGTACCACAGAAATGCAAGCTAATAACATATCTATAAAAATTAAACGTGTCTTAAAAGGGAACCTGTAAACTTTATGCAAATATTTTAATTAGCAGCAAGAGACCAGTTCAATCGGTTGGTCGGTTCCACTTGAATAAATCTATTATTGCTCAAGAGTCCAGGCGCTGCTCGCTGCGCTTATATAAACACATACATCCCCGGTATGTCTGAACCATCACTCACAACACAACCACAAAcaggaacacaagagagagaaacAATAAGATgtcatcctcctcttccttccttgtCCTCGCTTCTCTTCTTGCATTGGTCTCATGGCAGGCCACTGCCTCCGATCCTAGCCCACTCCAAGACTTTTGTGTGGCCGACATGCATTCACCAGGTATCGTCTGGTTTCTCCCCATGTTTTCACAGAATACATACGTTGACATGAATttctgaaaattatttgcaaatcgAAACAACTTTCTCGGATTTGAGCTTACATGTTGCATCTCCTCTATGCACCAGTGCGTGTCAATGGGTTTGTTTGCAAGAACCCGATGGAAGTTAACGCAGACGACTTCTTCAAGGCAGCCAATCTCGACAAGCCAAGGATGACCAACAAGGTTGGATCCAACGTCACCTTGATCAACGTCATGCAGATTGCTGGACTCAACACCCTCGGCATCTCAATTGCGCGCATTGACTATGCTCCCTTGGGTCAGAACCCGCCACATACGCACCCTCGCGCCACTGAGATCCTCACGGTACTCGAGGGGACACTGTATGTTGGCTTTGTCACATCCAACTTGCCCGCCCCCAACAGAAACAAGTTCCTCTCGAAGGTGCTCAACAAAGGTGATGTGTTTGTCTTCCCAGTGGGCCTCATTCACTTCCAATTCAACCCCAACCCCCACAAGCCCGCCGTAGCAATTGCCGCACTCAGCAGCCAGAACCCAGGGGCTATCACAATTGCCAATGCAGTGTTTGGGTCAAACCCACCAATATCGGATGATGTTCTTGCCAAAGCATTTCAGGTGGAAAAGAATACAATAGACTGGCTTCAGGCTCAGTTCTGGGAGAATAATCACAATTAAGTCAGACATTGGTTGACTTCATCGGAAGATGAGTGCATAAACCAAGGACTTGGTTGAGCTTCTAGCCATGCTTCCTGATCTATAGAATAAATGAAGCCTATGTCATGATGGTGTGTCTGTAAGCCGTGAATGTATTTCAACCTTTTGAATAATCAACAATAtgatttattttcttcactctgatATTGTGTCATATGCTATTTTGGTTTTCATGTGTCGTATTtgccaaaagaaacaaaaaatcagGGTTCTTTTTTCTTCACCGAAACAATAGATGATTAGGTTAAAAATGTAAAAAACACATAATCATGTGGTAATTCAGTATATGTTTGATGCTAGGGTTTAATACATAGGATTATCCTGCAATACATGTGAAGCATGCTATAGTTGGAGCCTGATTGTGCTCGGGATTTAAATGTGGAAGTTGAATGCGCAAACTTTGCTTCCTAGAGTCGTCGTTCTTGTCTCTCGCTTTCACattgttttctcttttctttgtAGAGAGCAAGAAATACGTTTTTTACTATGTTTTAAAACTGAGAACACTGCAGACCACGTTCCAAAAATCTGCTCCAGCATACATACAAGAAGCATGCATAATATACAAACGAAACAGTTACGaccccccctcccccaccccccccccccccccccaacacacACCAACACACAAGTAATAATTATTTGTGTTGTTTCTTTGTAACAACCTTGTCATAGAAGCATTTTATCACGACACTTACTTTTGCCCGCTTCATAAATAAAGTTCAATGGCTAAACAACATTTTATCATGAGGAAATCATCATACGAGATGATTAAACAAAACACAACAAAACAAGCCAAACACGGTAACAAGCATCGTAAGTGCACAATTGGAATGCCTCCAATATGCCACCGAGTGGAAACAAATGAGAGGCTGGATCGCCTCAAGAATCAACCAGGACTACTAATGACATTCAACCACACGCCACCTAGAAGAAATCACTAAACTTCGGCACACCGTGAGCACCCAACTACTGTCGGAGAAGACCCTCTGCCTAAACCAAGGAGAGTTGACCATACCAGTGAGCAGAGATGATGGAAGGAGGACGTTGTCGCACGTACAATATAGTGCAAACAATACCACCAGTCACCAAAGTTGAGGTAGGGTCGACTGGATCGCCATACCATTCCGAACACGCTACACGACTGCATGACAACTGCACTCACTGATGTTGCCCCCAAGAAGATCATGACACAATACGCTACCACCGCCGCGTCTGTTAGGGTGGATGGGGGTTTTCACCCTCAGCTAGGAGGATGGGAGAGCCATCGCGATTACCCCAAGAAGGACATGGCTACCAAGACATCGCCGCCACTAGTACTGAGCTTTTGCAAGATCCTGATGAAGGTCAAGATTGAAGAATTCGTCAAGGCAGCTGCCCTCGACAAGCCTAGTGTGACCAACAAGGTTGGATCCAACGTCACTTTGATCAACAACATGCAGATTGCTGGACTCAACACCCTCGGCATCTCTATTGCGTGTATCGATTATGCTCTCTTTGGTTAGGACCCACCACATACACACCCTCACGCCACTTAGATCCTCACGGTGCTCGAGGGGACAACATACATTGGCTTTGTCACATCCAACCAGCCCGCTCGCAATAGAAACAAGTTTACAACTCGTCTCAGGGGTGAATGTGTGATGTTATGCGTTTGGAAGATTGACGGTCTGCAAAACTAGTTGGGCTTTTTGCTGGAATACTTGATGTTGTAGTCTTCGATAGAGTGTTCCGTTTTGCGTCGGTTCTTGTTTCCGGTCGTGCAAACTTGCTTGATTCCTGCTTAATATTGTTGGATAGATGGTTATGGTGGGCATACTCTCGTCCCTTTCTTTTCTGCTATACCAAGTGAGGGGAGGGATAGTTTAGAGAGCTGCGGTGCTTTGATAATATGTTTCTTTAATTTCGGGACTGCTACGTGTCTATCGGTGGACGTTTGTTATATGTCTGCCACCTCGATGACCATTGGACCTATGCGCGGGAAGCGTCCGATCGATCTCCTGCCATGTCCCGCTTGTCCCCTTCCCCACTAATTAATTCCCGCAACAACTGCTTTGTTGCGGAAACATTTATAAACAAAGATTGTGTTGCAGATTCCCGCAACAACTGCTATGTGGCAGAAACATTTATAACAAATATTGTGTTGCAGAATTTTTATGCAACAAAGGTTGTGTTGCAGAACTTTTTGCAACACAAGTTGTGTTGCggattatttatttttgcaacaaagatattgttgcagattttttttcaaACAAAGGTATATATCGACGGATGAAAAGTTTTGCAACATTAGTGATGTTGCAGACTATTTCTTGCAAGAAAGATGATGttggaagaaaaaaaatcatcgcgagtgAGGGAGTAGCAGCGGACGAAGGCTGCCAGCGCAGGCCGGTGGCAAGCACggatgttggcttttgaacgtgcgtatgcagctgtacaggcatgcctacgcgattcttgcttcggccggctacttgacggaacttgcgtaactagcgacacataTAAAACTGAtcaatggatttgatggctaaaggctcgtgtcgtgcctttgctttgtattgcttttcgtttttctggtgttacaatcaacacccctagggtgtcttttgtaCACGTCCATAAGGGACTatagaaatagactaggactaggaatcctaatactactaggactcggtttggctttctttcctaatcctaaagaaacaacatgattaacttctacattcacctccttaatcttgttgcttgacttcacttcttgcactccgactttcctcctcatctcgatgaacttctgtcgaccgagggacttggtgaaaatatcggcaagttggaattgcgtgttcacatgttgaacctcgatcaactcttcttcaatgcactcccggatgtggtggaaccgggaatctatgtgcttgctccttttgtgatgaaccggatttttgcacaatgagattgcagcttggttgtcaatcttcaatgacaccttctgcacctcccgctttgcaagaatagctagaagtcttctcagccacactgcttgacaagccgccgtgcttgccgctatgtattctacctcgcatgaagacagtgccaccaccttttgcttttgagaattccagctaatcggattcgggccaaggtagaaaaccatgcccgttgtgctctttcggtcatcaacatcacctgccatgtcgctatctgaatatccacgaaggatcaatccttcctttccctttctgtacgtgcagccaagattaattgtgcctttcacatagcgtagaatttgattgaccgcgctcatgtgttcggttgtcggattctccatgaaatgaCTCACGATCCCGATTGAATACGCCAAGTCAGGTTGGGTTTGCACCAAATATctcaggctgcccacaacgcttcgatacattgtggtgtccaccggcggatttgagctacgcttgctcaacttgtgacgttggtccattgaaaCTTGggtcgcgtagcaatctgacatgccacacttgtccaataacttgaccgcgtaagccgattgatatagaaaaatctctccggagctttgcttcacttcgatgcccaagtaatagctgagtaatcccagatcgctCATGCTAAGCTTGTTCTTcacttgcgccttgaaacgttcaatttcttgtacgctatctccggtgataatcagatcgtcgacataaactccaactagcaggtttgagcctttggagttatttgtatagactgcgtgctcgaggggacatctcttgaacccgagcgagaccagacttcggtctaactttgagttccaagctcttggcgct includes:
- the LOC123450136 gene encoding germin-like protein 8-11, with protein sequence MSSSSSFLVLASLLALVSWQATASDPSPLQDFCVADMHSPVRVNGFVCKNPMEVNADDFFKAANLDKPRMTNKVGSNVTLINVMQIAGLNTLGISIARIDYAPLGQNPPHTHPRATEILTVLEGTLYVGFVTSNLPAPNRNKFLSKVLNKGDVFVFPVGLIHFQFNPNPHKPAVAIAALSSQNPGAITIANAVFGSNPPISDDVLAKAFQVEKNTIDWLQAQFWENNHN